From a region of the Sesamum indicum cultivar Zhongzhi No. 13 linkage group LG3, S_indicum_v1.0, whole genome shotgun sequence genome:
- the LOC105157300 gene encoding cytochrome P450 71A8-like: MSKFQLLIQQQMNEIIFHPFLFGALVSLFLFWAITKWFYKPAANKKLPPSPPKLPILGNLHQLGSLPHRKLQSLAEKHGPLMLLHFGTVPTLVVSSADAAREIMKTHDLIFADRPQSSVSRRLLYNFKDVSVAPYGEYWRQLKSICVLQLLSNKRVQSFRSIRDEETALLVNKIRKSSFPVNLSEMFAELTNDVVCRSAFGRKFSEGENSKKFLSLLIELLELLGSFPIGNFIPVLSWISRVNGFDARVDKVSKELDEFLEGVIKERMETPNEDKNGANFVDILLDIYQSNSSGVSIDRDSIKAIILDVFAAGTDTTATVLEWAMTELLRHPSVMKKLQIEVREIVKDKQDITDNDLEKMQYLKAVIKETLRFHTPIPLLVPRQARKDVKIMGYDISAGTMVITNAWAISRDPVSWDEPEKFEPDRFLNSSIDFKGLDFELIPFGAGRRGCPGIAFAMATTEFVLANIVQKFNWKLPDEGKELDMKEHPGVTVHRDVPLLVAATHYHS; this comes from the exons ATGTCCAAATTCCAGTTGCTGATACAGCAACAAATGAACGAAATCATATTTCATCCCTTTCTGTTCGGAGCTCTTGTATCCTTATTCTTGTTCTGGGCTATTACTAAATGGTTCTACAAACCTGCTGCAAACAAGAAATTACCCCCATCACCACCGAAGCTACCGATACTCGGAAATCTCCACCAGTTGGGCTCATTGCCCCACCGCAAGCTCCAATCCTTGGCCGAAAAACATGGGCCACTCATGCTTCTCCACTTCGGCACTGTGCCTACTCTTGTTGTGTCATCGGCAGATGCAGCCCGAGAAATCATGAAAACTCATGATCTCATTTTCGCAGACAGGCCTCAATCAAGTGTTAGCAGGCGGCTTCTGTACAACTTTAAGGATGTATCCGTTGCCCCGTATGGCGAGTACTGGAGGCAGTTGAAGAGCATTTGTGTGCTCCAACTTCTCAGTAACAAAAGGGTTCAATCTTTCCGTTCAATCAGGGACGAAGAAACAGCCCTTCTGGTGAATAAGATACGGAAATCTTCATTTCCAGTGAATTTGAGTGAGATGTTTGCTGAGCTCACTAATGATGTGGTTTGTAGATCAGCTTTTGGCCGGAAGTTCAGTGAAGGCGAAAATAGCAAGAAATTTCTTTCCCTGTTGATAGAATTGTTGGAGCTGTTGGGGAGTTTTCCTATCGGAAATTTCATTCCAGTGCTTTCCTGGATCAGCCGTGTTAATGGTTTTGATGCAAGAGTGGATAAGGTTTCGAAAGAACTGGATGAATTCCTGGAGGGAGTGATCAAAGAGCGCATGGAAACTCCCAATGAGGACAAAAATGGAGCAAATTTTGTTGACATTTTGCTTGACATTTACCAGAGTAATTCCTCTGGTGTCTCCATTGACAGAGATAGCATCAAGGCAATAATTCTG GACGTGTTTGCTGCAGGAACTGATACTACAGCCACAGTTCTAGAATGGGCGATGACAGAACTCTTACGACACCCTTCCGtcatgaaaaaattgcaaattgaaGTAAGAGAAATTGTTAAAGACAAACAAGACATAACGGATAACGACTTGGAAAAGATGCAGTATCTGAAAGCTGTGATCAAGGAAACTCTTCGTTTCCACACTCCAATCCCATTGCTAGTGCCCCGACAAGCAAGGAAAGATGTGAAAATCATGGGGTACGATATTTCAGCCGGGACAATGGTGATAACTAATGCTTGGGCCATCAGCAGGGACCCTGTCTCTTGGGATGAACCAGAAAAGTTTGAACCTGACAGgtttttaaattcatcaatagACTTTAAGGGCCTGGATTTCGAGCTCATCCCATTCGGAGCTGGAAGAAGGGGCTGTCCAGGGATCGCGTTTGCCATGGCTACTACAGAGTTCGTGTTAGCAAATATTGTGCAGAAATTCAACTGGAAATTGCCTGATGAAGGGAAAGAATTGGACATGAAGGAGCACCCTGGAGTTACAGTTCATAGAGATGTTCCTCTTCTTGTGGCTGCAACTCACTATCATTCTTAG
- the LOC105157478 gene encoding cytochrome P450 71A8-like codes for MSKFQLLIQQQMNEVIFHPFLCRVLVSLFLFWAITKLFYKPAANKKLPPSPWKLPILENLHQLGSLPHRNLQSLAKKHGPLMLLHIGTVPTLVVSSADAAREIMKTHDLNFADRPQSSVSRRLLYDFKDVSVAPYGEYWRQLKSICVLQLLSNKRVQSFHSIRVEETALLVNKIRNSTSSVNLSEMFAQITNDVVCRSVFGQKYIDGQNGKKFLSLLAEFLELLGNFTLGDFIPGLSWISRVNGFDARVDKVSKEMDEFLEGVIRERMETPGEDKNGANFVDILLNIYQSNSTGISIHRDSIKAIILDVYAAGIETTSTVLEWAMTELLRHPSAMKKLQTEVREIVKDKQDITENDLKKMHYLKAVIKENLRFHTPIPLLVPRVARKDVKIMGYDISAGTMVITNAWAIGRDPVSWDEPEKFRPDRFLNSSKDFKGQDFDFIPFGAGRRGCPGIAFAMATKEFVLANLVQKFDWKLPDEGKELDMKERPGVTARIDVPLLAAATQYRS; via the exons ATGTCCAAATTCCAGCTGCTGATACAGCAACAAATGAATGAAGTTATATTCCATCCCTTTCTATGCCGAGTTCTTGTATCTTTATTCTTGTTCTGGGCTATTACTAAATTGTTCTACAAACCTGCAGCAAACAAGAAATTACCCCCATCACCATGGAAGCTACCAATACTCGAAAATCTCCACCAGTTGGGCTCACTGCCTCACCGCAATCTCCAGTCCTTGGCCAAAAAACATGGGCCGCTCATGCTTCTCCACATCGGCACTGTGCCTACACTTGTTGTTTCATCGGCAGATGCAGCCCGAGAAATCATGAAAACTCATGATCTCAACTTTGCAGACAGGCCTCAATCAAGTGTTAGCAGGCGGCTTCTGTACGACTTTAAGGATGTATCCGTTGCCCCGTATGGTGAATACTGGAGGCAGTTGAAGAGCATTTGTGTACTCCAACTTCTCAGCAACAAAAGGGTTCAATCTTTCCATTCAATCAGGGTAGAAGAAACTGCCCTTCTGGTGAATAAGATCCGCAACTCTACATCTTCAGTGAATTTGAGTGAGATGTTTGCTCAGATAACTAATGATGTGGTTTGTAGGTCAGTTTTTGGTCAGAAGTACATTGACGGCCAAAATGGCAAGAAATTTCTTTCCTTGTTGGCAGAATTCCTGGAGCTGTTGGGAAATTTTACTCTTGGAGATTTCATTCCAGGGCTTTCCTGGATTAGCCGTGTTAATGGTTTTGATGCAAGAGTGGATAAGGTTTCCAAAGAAATGGATGAATTCCTGGAGGGAGTGATCAGAGAGCGGATGGAAACTCCGGGGGAGGACAAAAATGGAGCAAATTTTGTCGACATTTTGCTTAATATTTACCAAAGTAATTCTACTGGCATCTCCATTCACAGAGATAGCATCAAAGCAATAATTCTG GATGTGTATGCCGCTGGAATTGAGACCACGTCCACAGTTCTAGAATGGGCGATGACAGAACTCTTAAGACACCCTTCTGCcatgaaaaaattgcaaactGAAGTAAGAGAAATTGTAAAAGACAAACAAGACATAACAGAGAATGacctgaaaaagatgcattaTTTGAAAGCCGTGATCAAGGAAAATCTTCGTTTCCACACTCCTATCCCGTTGCTAGTGCCACGAGTAGCAAGGAAAGATGTGAAAATCATGGGGTACGATATTTCAGCCGGAACAATGGTGATAACGAATGCTTGGGCCATCGGCAGGGACCCTGTCTCATGGGACGAACCAGAAAAGTTTAGACCTGACAGGTTTTTAAATTCTTCGAAAGACTTTAAGGGCCAGGATTTTGATTTCATCCCATTTGGAGCTGGAAGAAGGGGTTGTCCAGGGATCGCGTTTGCCATGGCTACTAAAGAGTTCGTGTTGGCAAATCTTGTGCAGAAATTCGACTGGAAATTGCCTGATGAAGGGAAAGAATTGGACATGAAGGAGCGCCCTGGAGTTACTGCTCGTATAGATGTTCCACTTCTTGCAGCTGCCACTCAGTATCGTTCTTAG